Proteins from a genomic interval of Streptococcus sp. D7B5:
- the scpB gene encoding SMC-Scp complex subunit ScpB: MSTLAEIEALLFVAGEDGIRVRQLAELLSLPPTGIQQSLEKLAQKYEKDQDSSLSLIETAGAYRLVTKPQFAAILKEYSKAPINQSLSRAGLETLSIIAYKQPITRIEIDAIRGVNSSGALAKLQAFDLIREDGKKEVLGRPNLYVTTDYFLDYMGINHLEELPVIDELEIQAQESQLFGERIEEDENQ; the protein is encoded by the coding sequence ATGAGTACTTTAGCAGAAATAGAAGCGCTCTTGTTTGTAGCAGGTGAAGATGGGATTCGAGTCCGTCAGTTGGCTGAACTCCTCTCACTTCCCCCGACAGGCATCCAGCAGAGTTTAGAAAAATTAGCCCAAAAGTATGAAAAAGACCAGGATTCGAGCTTGTCCCTGATTGAGACAGCGGGAGCATACAGATTGGTGACCAAGCCTCAATTTGCAGCGATTTTGAAGGAATACTCCAAGGCGCCCATTAACCAGAGTCTGTCTCGGGCTGGCCTTGAGACCTTGTCCATCATTGCCTACAAGCAGCCGATTACCCGAATTGAAATTGATGCTATCCGTGGGGTCAATTCGAGTGGAGCTTTGGCAAAGTTGCAGGCATTTGATTTGATACGAGAAGACGGGAAAAAAGAAGTGTTGGGTCGCCCTAACCTCTATGTGACTACGGATTATTTCCTAGATTACATGGGGATCAATCATTTGGAAGAACTGCCAGTGATTGATGAGCTTGAGATTCAAGCCCAAGAAAGCCAATTATTTGGTGAAAGGATAGAAGAAGATGAGAATCAATAA
- a CDS encoding segregation/condensation protein A, whose translation MDIKLKDFEGPLDLLLHLVSKYQMDIYDVPITEVIEQYLAYVSTLQAMRLEVTGEYMVMASQLMLIKSRKLLPKVAEVADLEDDLEQDLLSQIEEYRKFKLLGEHLEAKHQDRAQYYSKAPTELIYEDAELVHDRTTIDLFLAFSNILAKKEEEFAQNHTTILRDEYKIEDMMGIVKESLTGRDQLRLQDLFKEAQNVQEIITLFLATLELIKTQELILVQEESFGDIYLMEKKEESQVAQS comes from the coding sequence ATGGATATTAAATTAAAAGATTTTGAAGGGCCGCTGGACTTGCTCTTGCACCTAGTCTCAAAGTATCAGATGGATATTTACGATGTGCCCATTACGGAAGTCATCGAACAGTATCTAGCCTATGTCTCAACTCTACAGGCTATGCGTCTGGAAGTGACGGGTGAGTATATGGTCATGGCCAGTCAGCTCATGCTGATAAAGAGCCGCAAACTTCTTCCAAAGGTGGCAGAAGTGGCTGATTTGGAGGATGACCTGGAGCAGGATCTCCTCTCCCAAATCGAAGAATACCGCAAGTTCAAGCTCTTGGGTGAGCACTTGGAGGCTAAGCACCAAGATCGGGCCCAGTACTATTCCAAAGCGCCGACAGAGTTGATCTACGAAGATGCGGAGCTTGTGCATGATAGGACGACCATTGACCTCTTTTTGGCTTTTTCAAATATCCTAGCCAAGAAAGAAGAGGAGTTCGCTCAGAATCACACGACTATCTTGCGGGATGAGTATAAGATTGAGGACATGATGGGCATTGTAAAAGAGTCCTTGACTGGACGAGACCAGTTGCGTTTGCAGGATTTGTTCAAGGAAGCCCAGAATGTCCAAGAGATCATTACCCTCTTTTTGGCGACCTTAGAGTTAATCAAAACCCAGGAACTGATCCTCGTTCAAGAGGAGAGTTTCGGAGATATCTATCTCATGGAAAAGAAGGAAGAAAGTCAAGTTGCCCAAAGCTAG
- the xerD gene encoding site-specific tyrosine recombinase XerD: MRDSISDFLEGKQGLSANSKQSYKYDLEQFLDIVGERISETSLKIYQGQLANLKISAQKRKLSACNQFLYFLYQIGEVDSFYRLELTKQAEKKTEKPEILDLDSFWQESNYPEGRLLALLILEIGLLPSEILALKVADINLDFQVLRINKASQQRIVTVPTTLIPELEPLMGQTYLFERGGKAYSRQWAFRQLESFVKEKGFPALSAQALREQFILRQIENKVDLYEIAKKLGLKTVLTLEKYR, translated from the coding sequence ATGAGAGATAGCATTTCAGACTTTTTAGAGGGAAAGCAGGGTTTGTCTGCCAATTCTAAGCAATCCTATAAGTATGATCTGGAGCAATTTTTAGACATTGTAGGTGAGCGGATCTCTGAGACTAGTCTCAAGATTTACCAAGGCCAGCTGGCCAATCTAAAAATCAGTGCCCAGAAGCGAAAACTTTCGGCCTGTAACCAATTTCTCTACTTTCTCTATCAAATAGGAGAGGTGGACAGTTTTTACCGTCTGGAATTAACCAAACAAGCTGAAAAGAAAACTGAAAAACCAGAGATTCTAGACCTAGACTCTTTTTGGCAGGAAAGTAATTATCCAGAAGGACGCTTGCTGGCGCTTCTTATCTTGGAAATAGGGCTCTTGCCAAGCGAGATTTTAGCCCTTAAGGTTGCAGATATCAATCTTGATTTTCAGGTGTTGCGAATTAACAAGGCTTCCCAACAGAGGATTGTCACCGTACCCACGACCTTGATTCCAGAGCTAGAACCCTTGATGGGACAGACCTATCTCTTTGAAAGGGGAGGGAAAGCCTATTCTCGTCAGTGGGCCTTTCGTCAGCTGGAGTCCTTTGTCAAGGAGAAAGGTTTCCCAGCCTTATCAGCCCAAGCCTTGCGGGAACAGTTCATTCTAAGACAAATAGAAAACAAGGTCGATTTGTACGAAATTGCAAAAAAATTAGGATTAAAAACAGTTCTGACCTTAGAAAAATATAGATAA
- the cbpB gene encoding cyclic-di-AMP-binding protein CbpB, which translates to MIAKEFEAFLLEQEETFLTPAENLAALIDTHNADHAILVLSQITYTRIPVVTFDKRFVGTIGLRDILAYQMEQGLTDEQMATTDIVNMTKTDVAVVAPDYNITEVLHKLVDEPFLPVVDDEGIFQGIITRKSILKAVNALLHDFSKEYEIRCK; encoded by the coding sequence ATGATTGCCAAGGAATTTGAAGCATTTTTATTGGAGCAGGAAGAGACTTTTCTTACCCCTGCTGAGAATCTAGCAGCCTTGATTGATACCCATAACGCTGACCATGCAATTTTGGTGCTGAGCCAAATCACCTATACCCGTATCCCAGTTGTGACCTTTGACAAACGCTTTGTCGGAACCATTGGGCTGAGAGACATTTTGGCTTATCAAATGGAGCAAGGTTTGACGGATGAGCAGATGGCAACGACAGACATCGTCAATATGACCAAGACAGATGTGGCAGTCGTCGCTCCAGACTATAACATCACTGAAGTCCTCCATAAACTGGTGGATGAACCTTTCTTGCCAGTGGTAGATGATGAAGGAATTTTTCAAGGAATCATCACGCGCAAGTCCATCCTAAAGGCCGTTAATGCCCTCTTACATGACTTTAGTAAGGAATATGAGATTCGATGCAAATGA
- a CDS encoding metallophosphoesterase, whose product MAKQTIIVMSDSHGDSLIVEEIRDRYLGKVDAIFHDGDSELRPDSPLWEGIHVVKGNMDFYASYPERLVTQLGPTKIIQTHGHLFDINFNFHKLDYWAQEEEADICLYGHLHVPSAWMEGKTLFLNPGSISQPRGTIRECLYARVEIDDSYFKVDFLTRDHEVYPGLSKEFAR is encoded by the coding sequence ATGGCAAAGCAAACCATCATTGTAATGAGTGATTCCCACGGAGATAGCTTGATTGTGGAAGAAATCCGTGACCGCTATCTGGGGAAAGTCGATGCCATTTTTCACGATGGTGACTCTGAACTCCGTCCTGATTCTCCGCTCTGGGAGGGCATCCATGTCGTCAAAGGCAACATGGACTTTTATGCGAGCTATCCAGAACGTTTGGTGACTCAACTTGGTCCGACCAAGATCATCCAGACTCACGGACATTTGTTTGATATCAATTTCAACTTTCATAAGTTGGACTACTGGGCTCAGGAAGAAGAAGCAGATATCTGTCTCTATGGCCACTTACATGTGCCAAGTGCTTGGATGGAAGGAAAGACGCTCTTTTTAAATCCAGGCTCCATCAGCCAACCACGAGGGACTATCAGAGAATGTCTCTATGCTCGAGTGGAGATTGATGACAGCTATTTTAAAGTAGACTTTTTGACACGTGACCATGAGGTTTATCCAGGCTTGTCCAAGGAGTTTGCTCGATGA
- a CDS encoding nucleoside-triphosphate diphosphatase produces the protein MTNKIYEYKDDQDWYVGVWDVYGGIYSLIKDPLDLDFMDLARIFRDEENGFPITITVMRWSSNFRLLSFIVEILNAEAGRNLEVIQRQGALLLVENGQLLHIELPKEGVNVQDFFETSKVRETLLIATRNEGKTKEFRAIFDKLGYDVENLNDYPDLPEVAETGMTFEENARLKAETISQLTGKMVLADDSGLKVDVLGGLPGVWSARFAGVGATDRENNAKLLHELAMVFELKDRSAQFHTTLVVASPNKESLVVEADWPGYINFEPKGENGFGYDPLFLVGETGKSSAELTLEEKNSQSHRALAVKKLLEVFPSWQSKPSL, from the coding sequence ATGACAAATAAAATTTATGAATACAAGGACGACCAGGACTGGTATGTCGGTGTCTGGGACGTCTATGGAGGCATCTACAGTCTCATCAAAGATCCGCTTGATCTTGATTTTATGGATTTGGCGCGGATTTTTCGTGATGAGGAAAATGGCTTTCCAATTACGATAACGGTGATGCGCTGGTCTTCTAACTTCCGTCTGCTCTCTTTTATCGTCGAGATTTTAAATGCAGAAGCAGGACGTAACTTGGAAGTCATCCAACGTCAGGGAGCCCTACTCTTGGTAGAAAATGGGCAACTTCTGCATATAGAATTGCCTAAAGAAGGGGTCAATGTTCAAGACTTCTTTGAAACTAGCAAGGTTAGAGAAACCTTGTTGATTGCGACTCGAAACGAAGGCAAGACCAAGGAATTCCGAGCTATCTTTGACAAACTAGGCTATGATGTGGAAAATCTCAATGACTATCCTGACCTGCCTGAAGTAGCAGAAACAGGCATGACCTTTGAAGAAAATGCTAGACTTAAGGCCGAAACCATTTCCCAATTAACAGGCAAGATGGTTCTAGCAGATGACTCAGGTCTCAAAGTCGATGTCCTCGGCGGTTTACCAGGAGTCTGGTCAGCCCGTTTCGCAGGTGTGGGAGCTACTGACCGAGAAAACAATGCCAAACTCTTGCACGAATTGGCCATGGTCTTTGAACTCAAGGACCGCTCAGCTCAATTCCATACAACCCTAGTCGTAGCTAGTCCAAACAAGGAAAGCTTGGTTGTTGAAGCTGACTGGCCAGGATACATTAACTTTGAACCCAAGGGTGAAAATGGCTTTGGTTATGATCCCCTCTTCCTTGTAGGAGAGACAGGTAAATCCTCAGCAGAGCTAACCCTGGAAGAAAAAAATAGCCAATCCCACCGTGCCTTAGCCGTTAAGAAACTTTTGGAGGTATTTCCATCATGGCAAAGCAAACCATCATTGTAA
- the racE gene encoding glutamate racemase, producing the protein MDNRPIGFLDSGVGGLTVVRELMRQLPHEEIVYIGDSARAPYGPRPAEQIREYTWQLVNFLLTKDVKMIVIACNTATAVVWEEIKAQLDIPVLGVILPGASAAIKSSQGGKIGVIGTPMTVQSDIYRQKIHDLDPDLQVESLACPKFAPLVESGALSTSVTKKVVYETLRPLVGKVDSLILGCTHYPLLRPIIQNVMGPDVKLIDSGAECVRDISVLLNYFEINRSRDANPLQHRFYTTASSQSFAQIGAEWLEKEIHVEHVTL; encoded by the coding sequence ATGGATAATCGACCGATTGGTTTTTTGGATTCGGGTGTCGGGGGCTTGACTGTTGTTCGTGAGCTCATGCGCCAGCTTCCCCATGAAGAAATCGTCTATATTGGAGATTCGGCACGGGCGCCTTATGGTCCTCGTCCTGCTGAGCAAATTCGTGAATATACTTGGCAGTTGGTCAACTTTCTCTTGACCAAGGATGTCAAGATGATTGTCATTGCTTGTAATACTGCGACTGCGGTCGTCTGGGAAGAAATCAAGGCTCAACTAGACATTCCCGTCCTAGGTGTGATTTTGCCAGGAGCTTCGGCAGCCATCAAGTCCAGTCAAGGCGGGAAAATCGGAGTGATTGGAACTCCCATGACGGTACAATCAGACATCTATCGTCAGAAAATTCATGATTTGGATCCAGACTTACAGGTGGAAAGTTTGGCCTGTCCCAAGTTTGCCCCCTTGGTTGAATCTGGTGCCTTATCAACTAGTGTAACCAAGAAAGTGGTTTATGAAACCCTGCGTCCCTTGGTCGGCAAGGTGGATAGCTTGATTCTGGGTTGTACCCATTATCCGCTCCTTCGCCCCATCATCCAAAATGTCATGGGACCAGATGTAAAACTCATCGATAGTGGAGCAGAGTGTGTACGGGATATCTCGGTTTTGCTTAACTATTTTGAAATCAATCGTAGCCGAGATGCTAACCCGCTTCAGCACCGATTTTACACAACAGCCAGCAGCCAAAGTTTTGCTCAAATTGGAGCAGAATGGCTGGAAAAAGAGATTCATGTGGAGCATGTAACATTATGA
- a CDS encoding YneF family protein — MDLLLAIILIVLAFLGGALGGMYLVRKQIEKEFADNPRLNAEAVRALLSANGQKPSEAKVQQVYHQIIRQQKAALANNKKK; from the coding sequence ATGGATTTACTTTTAGCAATTATCTTGATTGTGCTAGCTTTTCTAGGAGGAGCTCTTGGAGGGATGTACTTGGTTCGTAAGCAAATCGAAAAAGAATTTGCGGACAACCCACGTTTGAACGCTGAGGCAGTTCGTGCTCTTTTGAGCGCAAATGGTCAAAAACCAAGCGAAGCCAAGGTACAACAAGTTTACCACCAAATCATCCGCCAACAAAAAGCAGCCCTTGCTAACAATAAAAAGAAATAA
- a CDS encoding SIALI-17 repeat-containing surface protein, whose translation MDKRFWEKSCRYSIRKLTVGTASVLLGAVFLVNHTVAADSVEVKQTEATSVEAITKPDSEPKAAEATETTNPSLAESPVVSESKPAEKTQTTNSQASEEAIVEAKENKEPEKADQPVTKQENYQLNYDQPTAPSYDGWEKQALPVGNGEMGAKVFGLIGEERIQYNEKTLWSGGPQPDSTDYNGGNYKDRYKVLAEIRKALEAGDRQKAKQLAEQNLVGPNNTQYGRYLAFGDIFMVFNNQKKGLDTVTDYHRNLDITEATTTTSYTQDGTTFKRETFSSYPDDVTVTHLTKKGNKTLDFTLWNSLTEDLLANGNYSWEYSNYKNGHVTTDANGILLKGTVKDNGLQFASYLGIKTDGTVTVQNETLTVTGASYATLYLSAKTNFAQNPKTNYRKDIDLEKTVKGIVEAAKAKDYETLKKAHIKDYQSLFNRVKLNLGGNKTAQTTKEALQGYNPEKGQKLEELFFQYGRYLLISSSRDRTDALPANLQGVWNAVDNPPWNADYHLNVNLQMNYWPAYMNNLAETAKPMINYIDDMRYYGRIAAKEYAGIESKDGQENGWLVHTQATPFGWTTPGWNYYWGWSPAANAWMMQNVYDYYKFTKDETYLKEKIYPMLKETAKFWNSFLHYDQASDRWVSSPSYSPEHGTITIGNTFDQSLVWQLFHDYMEVARHLNVDQDLVTEIKAKFDKLKPLHINKEGRIKEWYEEDSPQFTNEGIENQHRHVSHLVGLFPGTLFSKDQAEYLEAARATLNHRGDGGTGWSKANKINLWARLLDGNRAHRLLAEQLKYSTLENLWDTHAPFQIDGNFGATSGMAEMLLQSHTGYIAPLPALPDAWKDGQVSGLVARGNFEVSMKWKDKNLQSLSFLSNVGGDLVVDYPNIEASQIMVNGKPVKATILKDNRIQLATQKGDVITFEHFPGRVTSLTAVRQNGVTAELTFNQVEGATHYVIQRQVKDESGQTSATREFVTNQTHFIDRSLNPQLAYTYTVKAMLGEVSTQVSEQATVETYSELMDDRDSRIQYGAAFGNWADSELFGGTEKFADLSKGDYTDEDLTATIPFTGVGIEIYGLKSSELGLATAKIDGKEVGELDFHTAGATEKGSLIGRFAGLSDGPHTLTLSVKREHKGRGSERSKISLDYFKILAGTGNTIEKIDDRDSRIQYGAQFKDWSDPELYGGTEKYADINNSDSSAASEAQATISFTGTGIRIFGLKSLALGRARVTLDGKEMPSLDFYTSGATEKRAFIGEFTNLTDGPHTLTLQVDPDSPEGRKKISLDSFDIIKAPAVGIDSPSIAPLKENDKTISLSLPAGDWEAIAVTFPGVKDPLVLRKVDETHLVTSGDQTILSIQDNQVQIPIPDETNRKAGNAIEAYTIQGNTTSSPIVAVFTKKDEKKVDEKQPTTSKGEEPAPTVEIPEYTKPIGTAGQEVPPTVEKPEYTEPIGTAGQEESPTVEKPEYTEPIGTAGKEEAPTVEKPEYTEPFGTQGDQAAPTLTLPDYPVRVLKDKETGVEIIGGVSDLEGISHISSRRVLAQELFGKTYDAYDLQLKNPTDHSLQPKGSVLVRLPISASVEKVYYITPTKELQALDFDVREGKAEFITSHFSTYAVVYQAAGTAPSTDEKPSTSDAETLAHEAEQPSTSPSLAKAGNHSPKEELPATGEASNPLLFLAGLSLALTATFMLKGRKDDSN comes from the coding sequence ATGGACAAAAGATTTTGGGAGAAATCCTGTCGCTATAGCATCCGCAAACTAACGGTTGGGACTGCTTCTGTTTTGCTGGGGGCTGTTTTTCTAGTCAACCACACTGTAGCCGCAGACAGTGTTGAGGTTAAGCAAACTGAAGCAACCTCTGTCGAAGCTATCACTAAGCCTGATAGTGAGCCCAAAGCAGCTGAAGCCACTGAAACTACAAATCCGTCTCTAGCCGAAAGTCCAGTAGTTTCCGAAAGCAAGCCAGCTGAGAAGACTCAGACGACAAATAGTCAAGCTAGTGAAGAAGCCATTGTAGAAGCTAAAGAAAATAAGGAACCTGAAAAAGCAGATCAGCCGGTGACAAAGCAAGAAAACTATCAACTCAACTACGATCAGCCAACAGCTCCCTCCTATGATGGATGGGAAAAACAAGCCCTCCCTGTCGGAAATGGAGAAATGGGAGCCAAGGTTTTCGGACTCATTGGGGAAGAGAGAATCCAGTACAACGAAAAGACCCTCTGGTCAGGAGGACCACAACCCGATAGCACCGACTATAACGGAGGAAACTACAAGGATCGCTACAAGGTCTTAGCAGAGATACGTAAAGCCCTCGAAGCTGGTGACCGCCAAAAAGCAAAACAGCTAGCTGAACAAAATCTAGTTGGACCAAACAACACCCAGTATGGACGTTACCTAGCCTTTGGTGATATCTTCATGGTCTTTAATAACCAGAAGAAAGGACTAGATACTGTAACTGATTATCACCGTAATCTGGATATCACAGAAGCCACTACGACCACTTCTTACACCCAAGATGGGACGACCTTCAAACGCGAAACCTTCTCCAGCTATCCTGATGATGTCACTGTGACCCACTTGACCAAAAAAGGAAACAAGACACTTGACTTTACCCTTTGGAACAGTTTGACAGAAGACTTGCTTGCTAATGGCAACTACTCTTGGGAATATTCCAACTATAAGAATGGTCATGTCACTACAGATGCAAACGGAATCCTTCTAAAGGGAACTGTTAAAGATAACGGCCTCCAATTTGCATCCTATTTAGGAATTAAAACGGATGGAACAGTTACTGTTCAGAATGAGACACTAACCGTTACAGGCGCAAGTTATGCGACCCTCTATCTCAGTGCTAAGACTAACTTTGCTCAGAATCCAAAAACCAACTATCGAAAAGACATTGACCTCGAAAAAACAGTTAAAGGTATTGTCGAAGCAGCTAAGGCCAAAGACTACGAAACACTTAAAAAGGCCCATATCAAGGACTATCAAAGTCTCTTTAACCGCGTTAAACTAAATCTAGGCGGAAACAAGACTGCTCAAACGACTAAAGAGGCCCTTCAAGGCTATAACCCAGAAAAAGGGCAAAAATTGGAAGAACTCTTCTTCCAATACGGCCGATATCTACTCATCAGTTCGTCTCGTGATCGGACAGATGCCCTTCCTGCCAACCTACAAGGAGTCTGGAATGCTGTAGACAATCCACCTTGGAACGCTGACTACCACCTCAATGTCAATTTGCAAATGAACTATTGGCCAGCCTACATGAACAACCTGGCTGAAACAGCCAAGCCAATGATCAATTACATTGACGACATGCGCTACTATGGTCGTATTGCTGCCAAAGAATATGCTGGTATCGAATCCAAAGACGGACAAGAAAATGGTTGGCTGGTCCACACCCAGGCGACACCATTTGGCTGGACTACTCCAGGTTGGAATTACTATTGGGGTTGGTCTCCAGCAGCCAACGCTTGGATGATGCAGAATGTCTATGACTACTATAAATTCACCAAGGATGAGACCTATCTCAAAGAAAAGATTTATCCAATGCTCAAGGAAACAGCTAAGTTCTGGAATTCCTTCTTGCACTATGACCAGGCCAGTGACCGTTGGGTGTCTTCTCCATCCTACTCACCAGAACACGGAACCATCACTATCGGAAACACCTTTGACCAATCGCTAGTCTGGCAGCTATTCCACGACTACATGGAAGTCGCTAGACATCTGAATGTCGACCAAGACTTAGTTACAGAGATTAAGGCTAAATTTGACAAACTCAAACCACTTCACATCAACAAAGAGGGACGCATCAAGGAATGGTACGAGGAGGACAGTCCCCAATTCACCAATGAAGGGATTGAAAATCAACACCGCCACGTTTCCCATCTAGTTGGTCTCTTCCCAGGTACGCTCTTTAGCAAGGACCAAGCTGAATACCTAGAGGCTGCGCGTGCAACCCTCAACCACCGTGGAGATGGTGGTACTGGTTGGTCTAAGGCCAATAAAATCAACCTCTGGGCTCGTCTGCTGGACGGTAACCGTGCCCATCGCTTACTCGCTGAACAGCTCAAGTATTCAACCCTAGAAAACCTTTGGGATACCCACGCGCCTTTCCAAATCGATGGCAACTTCGGAGCAACCAGTGGGATGGCAGAAATGCTCCTTCAATCACACACTGGCTATATTGCACCATTGCCAGCCCTTCCTGATGCTTGGAAAGACGGTCAAGTTTCTGGATTAGTTGCCCGTGGTAACTTTGAAGTCAGCATGAAATGGAAAGATAAGAACTTGCAAAGCTTGTCCTTCCTTTCAAATGTCGGTGGAGACCTGGTTGTAGATTATCCAAATATCGAAGCTAGCCAAATCATGGTCAATGGCAAACCAGTCAAGGCAACGATCCTTAAAGATAATCGTATCCAGCTTGCAACGCAAAAAGGTGACGTCATTACCTTTGAACATTTTCCTGGTCGTGTAACCAGCCTGACAGCCGTTCGACAAAATGGAGTCACTGCCGAACTCACCTTCAACCAAGTAGAAGGCGCTACCCACTATGTCATCCAAAGACAAGTAAAAGACGAATCTGGCCAAACCTCTGCAACTAGAGAATTTGTAACCAATCAAACCCACTTTATCGACCGATCACTAAATCCTCAACTCGCCTATACTTATACCGTCAAGGCGATGCTGGGCGAAGTTTCCACACAAGTTTCTGAACAGGCCACTGTCGAAACCTATAGCGAGTTGATGGACGACCGAGATAGCCGCATCCAGTACGGAGCTGCCTTTGGAAACTGGGCAGACTCAGAATTATTTGGAGGAACAGAGAAATTTGCTGACCTTTCAAAAGGAGACTACACAGACGAAGATCTCACTGCTACCATTCCTTTCACTGGCGTTGGTATCGAAATCTATGGACTGAAATCGTCTGAACTAGGTCTTGCCACTGCTAAAATTGATGGCAAAGAAGTCGGGGAGCTTGACTTCCATACTGCTGGAGCAACTGAAAAAGGTAGTCTCATTGGTCGCTTCGCAGGACTATCTGACGGACCTCACACATTGACTCTTAGTGTTAAACGTGAGCACAAAGGACGTGGTAGTGAGCGCTCGAAAATTTCATTAGACTACTTCAAGATCCTAGCAGGAACAGGCAATACGATTGAAAAAATAGATGATCGCGATTCGCGCATCCAGTATGGTGCCCAGTTTAAGGACTGGTCTGACCCTGAACTCTACGGAGGTACGGAAAAATACGCTGATATTAACAACAGCGACTCTAGTGCAGCTTCAGAAGCTCAGGCAACTATTTCCTTTACAGGGACGGGTATTCGTATCTTTGGCTTAAAGAGCCTCGCTCTTGGACGAGCACGTGTTACACTAGATGGCAAAGAAATGCCAAGTCTAGACTTCTACACTTCAGGTGCAACTGAAAAGAGAGCTTTTATTGGCGAATTTACAAATCTCACTGACGGTCCGCATACCCTGACATTACAAGTTGATCCAGATTCGCCAGAAGGTCGCAAGAAAATCTCTCTAGACTCCTTTGATATCATCAAAGCTCCTGCTGTTGGTATAGATAGCCCGAGCATTGCGCCTCTTAAGGAAAATGACAAAACCATTTCCTTAAGCCTACCAGCTGGAGATTGGGAAGCCATCGCAGTGACCTTCCCAGGAGTCAAAGATCCTCTAGTTTTGCGTAAGGTGGATGAAACGCATCTGGTTACCAGTGGGGATCAGACTATCCTATCAATCCAAGACAATCAAGTTCAAATCCCAATCCCTGACGAAACCAATCGCAAAGCTGGAAATGCCATTGAAGCTTATACCATTCAAGGAAATACCACAAGCAGCCCTATCGTAGCCGTCTTTACTAAAAAGGATGAAAAGAAAGTTGATGAGAAGCAACCAACTACAAGCAAGGGAGAGGAACCAGCTCCTACTGTTGAAATTCCTGAATACACTAAACCTATCGGGACTGCAGGGCAAGAAGTGCCACCCACTGTAGAAAAGCCTGAATACACCGAACCTATCGGAACGGCGGGGCAAGAAGAGTCTCCTACTGTAGAAAAGCCTGAATACACCGAACCTATCGGAACGGCAGGGAAAGAGGAAGCCCCTACTGTTGAAAAACCTGAGTACACCGAGCCTTTCGGAACTCAGGGAGATCAGGCCGCTCCAACCCTTACTCTTCCTGATTATCCAGTTCGAGTCTTAAAAGATAAGGAAACTGGAGTGGAAATTATTGGTGGAGTCAGTGACCTAGAAGGAATTTCTCATATCTCTAGCCGACGTGTCCTAGCTCAGGAACTCTTTGGCAAGACCTATGATGCTTACGACCTACAACTTAAAAATCCAACAGATCATAGCTTGCAGCCAAAAGGCTCTGTCTTGGTTCGCTTGCCTATTTCAGCTAGCGTAGAAAAGGTCTATTATATTACTCCGACCAAGGAGTTGCAAGCCCTTGATTTCGATGTTCGAGAAGGAAAGGCAGAATTCATCACTAGTCATTTCAGTACCTATGCTGTCGTCTATCAAGCTGCTGGAACAGCCCCTAGTACAGATGAAAAACCAAGTACTTCAGATGCAGAAACCTTGGCACACGAGGCTGAACAACCTTCAACTAGTCCTAGCCTTGCAAAAGCTGGAAATCATTCTCCTAAAGAAGAGCTGCCAGCAACAGGAGAAGCATCCAACCCACTCCTCTTCTTAGCAGGCCTCAGCCTAGCCCTTACAGCCACTTTTATGTTAAAAGGAAGAAAGGATGACTCCAACTAA